One Mycolicibacterium crocinum DNA window includes the following coding sequences:
- a CDS encoding helix-turn-helix domain-containing protein, protein MAQEGDLQAVVSNAAHDIGGFIRAQREAAQVSVRQLAEKAGVSNPYLSQIERGLRKPSAEVLSQIAKALRLSAEVLYIRAGILEPGEASQVHDAIIGDTAITERQKQVLLDIYTSFCQQNEAAREELLTE, encoded by the coding sequence ATGGCTCAAGAAGGCGATCTTCAAGCCGTGGTGTCGAATGCCGCGCATGACATCGGGGGCTTCATTAGGGCGCAGCGTGAAGCCGCTCAGGTTTCGGTGCGGCAGTTGGCCGAGAAGGCCGGTGTCAGCAACCCATACCTCAGTCAGATCGAACGGGGACTGCGGAAGCCGTCGGCGGAGGTGCTGAGCCAGATTGCCAAGGCGCTGCGGCTTTCGGCCGAGGTGCTCTACATCCGGGCCGGAATCCTCGAGCCCGGGGAGGCCAGTCAGGTGCACGACGCGATCATCGGCGACACCGCGATCACCGAGCGTCAGAAGCAGGTGCTGCTCGACATCTACACGTCGTTCTGTCAGCAGAACGAAGCTGCCCGTGAGGAGCTCCTCACTGAGTAA
- a CDS encoding heparin-binding hemagglutinin: protein MAENNPNVEDLKAPLLAAVGAADLALATVNEILATLRERAEEARSEASTRVEERRAALTKLQEDLPQRAEELRGRLSSEELRKAAEGYVEQATATYNNLVERGEAALERLRNQGDLKDLSARAEGYVDQAVELTQEALGNVSSQTRAVGERAAKLVGVELPAKKAPATKAAPAKKAPAKKAAPAKAAAKKAPAKKAPAKKVTQK, encoded by the coding sequence ATGGCTGAGAACAACCCCAATGTCGAAGACCTGAAGGCCCCGCTGCTCGCCGCCGTAGGCGCTGCCGACCTGGCCCTCGCCACCGTCAACGAAATCCTCGCGACCCTGCGTGAGCGTGCCGAAGAGGCCCGCAGCGAGGCCAGCACCCGCGTCGAGGAGCGTCGCGCCGCGCTGACCAAGCTGCAGGAAGACCTGCCGCAGCGTGCCGAGGAGCTGCGCGGCCGGCTGTCCAGCGAGGAGCTGCGCAAGGCCGCCGAGGGCTACGTCGAGCAGGCCACCGCGACCTACAACAACCTCGTCGAGCGCGGTGAGGCCGCCTTGGAGCGCCTGCGCAACCAGGGTGACCTCAAGGACCTCTCCGCCCGTGCCGAGGGCTACGTCGACCAGGCCGTCGAGCTGACCCAGGAGGCCCTGGGCAACGTGTCGTCGCAGACCCGCGCCGTCGGCGAGCGCGCCGCCAAGCTGGTCGGCGTCGAGCTGCCCGCCAAGAAGGCCCCCGCCACCAAGGCCGCCCCGGCCAAGAAGGCGCCGGCCAAGAAGGCCGCTCCGGCCAAGGCTGCCGCCAAGAAGGCTCCGGCTAAGAAGGCTCCGGCCAAGAAGGTCACCCAGAAGTAA
- a CDS encoding DUF2516 family protein, with amino-acid sequence MQGVAGLVLQVVFWVVTAVTIYAFVNAAMQRPDAYPAAEKLTKPVWLVILGVAGLLSLFLGVTGVAIAAVATGVYLVDVRPKLLEVQGKSR; translated from the coding sequence CTGCAAGGTGTGGCGGGTCTTGTTCTTCAGGTCGTCTTCTGGGTGGTCACCGCGGTGACCATCTATGCGTTCGTCAACGCGGCGATGCAGCGGCCGGATGCTTACCCCGCGGCCGAGAAACTCACCAAGCCGGTCTGGCTGGTGATTCTCGGTGTCGCGGGTCTGTTGTCGCTGTTCCTGGGCGTCACGGGTGTGGCGATCGCCGCCGTGGCGACCGGCGTCTACCTGGTGGACGTCCGGCCCAAGCTGCTCGAGGTGCAGGGGAAGTCGCGCTGA
- a CDS encoding DUF2599 domain-containing protein, producing the protein MCLAAPATADSTPAPPYIDHVTWADWGDLKSLRVYPTPAGRSVAGQPLKQQTDIDEAWGEVLALAPEADLPGMRDQFVCHFRFAEIGQPGKTSWNLEPWRPVVDDQTMTASGCNPGGLEEPF; encoded by the coding sequence GTGTGCCTCGCCGCCCCCGCCACGGCCGACTCCACCCCCGCTCCGCCCTACATCGACCACGTCACGTGGGCGGACTGGGGTGACCTCAAGAGCTTGCGCGTATACCCGACACCGGCCGGCCGCTCGGTGGCCGGCCAACCGCTCAAGCAGCAGACCGATATCGATGAAGCGTGGGGCGAGGTGCTGGCCCTGGCGCCCGAAGCCGACCTGCCTGGGATGCGCGATCAATTCGTCTGCCACTTCCGGTTCGCCGAGATCGGCCAACCCGGCAAGACCAGCTGGAATCTCGAGCCGTGGCGGCCGGTCGTCGACGACCAGACGATGACGGCCTCCGGCTGCAATCCCGGTGGTCTGGAGGAGCCCTTCTGA
- the deoC gene encoding deoxyribose-phosphate aldolase, translating to MRSKTEVAALVDHTLLKPEATGADVAALVEEAAELGVLAVCVSPSMVSTANSARAQRTNLAIASVAGFPSGKHLPEIKAREAAAAVDDGASEIDMVIDVGAALAGNFAAVAADIATVRAAVPGAVLKVIVESAALLSLADEDTLIAVCRAAEESGADFVKTSTGFHPAGGASVVAIELMASTVGGRLGVKASGGIRTAEHALAMLDAGATRLGLSGTRAVLDGLSG from the coding sequence ATGCGCTCTAAAACTGAGGTGGCCGCGCTCGTCGATCACACGCTGCTCAAGCCCGAAGCCACCGGGGCGGATGTCGCCGCCCTTGTCGAGGAAGCCGCCGAACTGGGCGTGCTGGCGGTGTGCGTGTCCCCGTCGATGGTGTCTACGGCCAACTCGGCCAGGGCCCAGCGCACGAATCTCGCCATCGCGAGCGTGGCCGGTTTCCCGTCAGGCAAGCATCTGCCAGAAATCAAGGCCCGGGAAGCCGCGGCAGCGGTCGACGACGGCGCCAGCGAAATCGACATGGTCATCGACGTCGGGGCGGCGCTGGCCGGCAACTTCGCCGCCGTGGCCGCCGACATCGCGACGGTGCGAGCCGCGGTACCGGGCGCGGTGCTCAAGGTCATCGTCGAATCGGCCGCGCTGCTGAGCCTCGCCGACGAGGACACCTTGATCGCGGTGTGCCGGGCCGCCGAGGAATCCGGCGCCGACTTCGTCAAGACGTCCACCGGCTTCCATCCCGCCGGCGGCGCATCGGTGGTCGCGATCGAACTCATGGCGAGCACCGTCGGCGGCCGGCTCGGCGTCAAAGCCAGCGGCGGTATCCGGACTGCAGAGCACGCGCTGGCGATGCTCGACGCCGGCGCGACCCGGCTGGGACTGTCGGGGACGCGCGCGGTGCTCGACGGCCTATCCGGCTAG
- a CDS encoding LmeA family phospholipid-binding protein, whose product MTNPPQGPNHPVGPGDPTTPAWAAQGQGTPTEYIPRPGSPADAPTQHIPHQPPPSQTPPPAPPGEQPDEGKRRFLRDPLSIVLVLIIVVAVVVAGLLGTELYVRHEADTVVSRAVSCVVQDQADVSFGARPFLLQHLSRHYSDIHVETAGNQIRGAKGMKLDLWLDDIRIQQTADSAGTMGSLDATIKWTKDGIKETVQNAIPFFGSLISGVKTSPSDGTIELQSAMGAITTKPAVSNGGLTLQVTNLTGLGFTLPKETVQPALDAFMSTLTKNLPMGIHADSVSVTDDGVTAKFVTQNATIPNGQQDPCFQGV is encoded by the coding sequence GTGACGAATCCGCCACAGGGCCCCAACCATCCCGTCGGCCCGGGCGACCCGACCACGCCGGCCTGGGCCGCACAGGGTCAGGGCACCCCCACCGAATACATCCCCCGACCGGGCAGCCCCGCCGACGCGCCGACTCAGCACATCCCGCACCAACCGCCGCCGTCGCAGACGCCGCCACCGGCGCCGCCGGGTGAACAGCCCGACGAGGGCAAGCGGAGATTCCTGCGCGACCCGCTGTCGATCGTCCTGGTCCTGATCATCGTCGTGGCCGTGGTGGTCGCCGGCCTGCTCGGCACCGAGCTCTATGTCCGCCATGAGGCCGACACGGTGGTGTCCCGGGCCGTCTCCTGCGTGGTGCAGGACCAGGCCGACGTCTCGTTCGGCGCCCGCCCCTTCCTGCTGCAGCACCTCTCGCGGCACTACAGCGACATCCACGTCGAAACCGCGGGCAATCAGATTCGCGGGGCCAAGGGCATGAAGCTCGACCTGTGGCTCGATGACATCCGGATCCAGCAGACGGCCGACTCGGCGGGCACGATGGGCTCGCTGGACGCGACCATCAAGTGGACCAAGGACGGCATCAAGGAGACCGTGCAGAACGCCATCCCGTTCTTCGGCAGCCTGATCAGCGGGGTGAAGACGTCGCCGTCGGACGGCACCATCGAGTTGCAGAGCGCGATGGGGGCGATCACCACCAAGCCCGCGGTGTCCAACGGTGGTCTGACGCTTCAGGTGACGAACCTGACCGGGCTGGGCTTCACGCTGCCGAAGGAAACCGTGCAGCCCGCATTGGACGCGTTCATGTCCACGCTGACCAAGAACCTGCCGATGGGCATTCACGCCGACAGCGTGTCGGTCACCGACGACGGCGTCACCGCCAAGTTCGTCACCCAGAACGCGACGATCCCGAACGGCCAGCAGGACCCCTGCTTCCAGGGCGTCTAG
- a CDS encoding carbon-nitrogen hydrolase family protein, with the protein MRIALAQLLSDTDPAVNLKLVEDYTRRAADAGARLVAFPEGTMCRFGVPLAAVAEPLDGPWADDVRRVAQSAGITVLAGMFTPAPDGRVTNTILAVGPDVDAHYHKIHMYDAFGFAESDAVAPGREPVVITVDDVRVGITLCYDVRFPALYAELADRGAQLITVHASWGAGPGKLDQWTLLARARALDSQSFVAAVDQGYPGDELATSTKAPTGVGGSVVASPLGEVVASAGDDPQLLVTDIDIDRVAPARETLAVLRNRSEFAQIDKAESRG; encoded by the coding sequence ATGCGGATTGCGCTGGCCCAACTGCTCTCGGACACCGACCCGGCCGTGAACCTGAAGCTGGTCGAGGACTACACCCGCCGCGCCGCCGACGCCGGCGCACGGCTGGTGGCCTTCCCGGAAGGCACGATGTGTCGTTTCGGTGTGCCGCTGGCCGCGGTCGCCGAGCCGCTGGACGGGCCATGGGCCGATGACGTGCGCCGTGTCGCGCAGAGCGCGGGCATCACCGTGCTGGCCGGGATGTTCACCCCCGCACCCGACGGCCGGGTCACCAACACGATCCTCGCGGTCGGGCCGGACGTCGATGCGCACTATCACAAGATCCACATGTACGACGCGTTCGGATTTGCCGAATCCGACGCGGTCGCGCCCGGTCGCGAACCGGTGGTGATCACCGTCGACGATGTCAGGGTCGGGATCACCCTCTGCTACGACGTCCGCTTCCCCGCCCTCTACGCCGAGCTCGCGGACCGGGGAGCGCAGCTGATCACCGTGCACGCCTCGTGGGGTGCGGGGCCCGGCAAATTGGATCAGTGGACATTGCTGGCCCGCGCCCGTGCCCTGGACTCGCAGTCTTTCGTCGCCGCCGTCGACCAGGGCTACCCGGGTGACGAGCTGGCGACGTCGACCAAGGCGCCGACCGGTGTCGGCGGCAGCGTGGTCGCCTCGCCCCTCGGCGAGGTGGTGGCGTCGGCGGGTGACGATCCGCAGCTTCTGGTGACCGATATCGACATCGACCGGGTCGCACCGGCGCGGGAAACGCTCGCGGTGCTGCGTAACCGCTCAGAGTTCGCTCAGATTGATAAGGCAGAATCGCGCGGGTGA
- a CDS encoding class I SAM-dependent methyltransferase, with the protein MTRPPRPVGVPTRGTTNANRLRRADRWMVNSPRVRAALESATDPVVVDLGYGRLPVTTLELATRLRAVRSDVRVVGLEIDPQRVVPDTDGVEFKVGGFELAGLQPVLVRGFNVLRQYPEDAVDEAWAQMRSRLAPGGLIVDGTCDELGRRCCWVLLDGDGPVTLTLACDPRHIDRPSDLAERLPKVLIHHNVPGQPIHTLLSSADRAWATAAGHSVFGPRDRWRAMLAELAATGVPIEPQRRAVRDAVLTVPWSAVAPDVG; encoded by the coding sequence ATTACTAGACCGCCACGCCCGGTCGGCGTTCCCACCCGAGGCACCACCAACGCCAACCGGTTGCGCCGCGCCGATCGCTGGATGGTGAACTCGCCGCGGGTGCGCGCGGCTTTGGAGTCGGCTACCGACCCGGTGGTCGTCGACCTGGGATACGGCCGATTGCCGGTCACCACACTGGAATTGGCGACCCGCCTGCGCGCGGTCCGGTCCGACGTCCGGGTGGTCGGCCTGGAGATCGACCCGCAACGGGTAGTCCCCGACACCGACGGCGTGGAATTCAAGGTCGGCGGCTTCGAACTCGCAGGCCTGCAACCAGTTCTGGTGCGGGGGTTCAACGTGCTGCGTCAGTATCCCGAGGACGCCGTGGACGAGGCCTGGGCGCAGATGCGGAGTCGACTGGCCCCGGGCGGTCTGATCGTCGACGGGACCTGCGACGAGCTCGGCCGGCGCTGCTGCTGGGTGCTGCTCGACGGCGACGGTCCGGTGACTCTGACCCTGGCTTGCGATCCCCGGCACATCGACCGGCCGTCGGATCTGGCCGAGCGATTACCGAAAGTTCTTATCCACCACAATGTTCCGGGCCAACCCATCCACACCCTGCTGTCGTCGGCAGACCGCGCATGGGCGACGGCGGCCGGGCATTCGGTGTTCGGTCCGCGGGACCGCTGGCGCGCGATGCTCGCCGAACTGGCTGCGACGGGTGTGCCCATCGAGCCGCAGCGGCGGGCCGTTCGCGATGCCGTGCTCACCGTGCCCTGGTCGGCGGTCGCACCCGACGTAGGCTGA
- a CDS encoding DUF2505 domain-containing protein, whose amino-acid sequence MSRRMDYVIGLDKPVADLYQSFTSREYWEDLIAEHQQHTDSEMTHFHSGSGGTDIVFTHTVSRRDMPSMIAAVVPLRLTITREQHFAPFDPATNSADGHYRALVPAAPMNFDGTYVLQRTATGSELRLSSLCKVNVPLVGGKIEKWVLDGLRGLFDNERDFTRDWIASHY is encoded by the coding sequence ATGTCCCGCCGCATGGACTACGTCATCGGGCTCGACAAGCCCGTGGCCGACCTCTACCAGAGCTTCACCAGCCGCGAGTACTGGGAAGACCTGATCGCCGAACACCAGCAGCACACCGATTCGGAGATGACGCATTTCCACTCGGGCTCGGGCGGCACCGACATCGTGTTCACCCACACGGTGTCGCGCCGGGACATGCCGTCGATGATCGCCGCGGTGGTTCCGTTGCGGCTCACCATCACCCGCGAGCAGCACTTCGCTCCGTTCGACCCCGCCACGAACTCGGCCGACGGGCACTACCGGGCATTGGTGCCCGCAGCCCCGATGAACTTCGACGGCACCTACGTGCTGCAGCGGACGGCCACGGGTAGCGAACTGCGGCTGAGCAGCCTCTGCAAGGTGAACGTGCCACTGGTCGGCGGCAAGATCGAGAAGTGGGTGCTCGACGGATTGCGCGGATTGTTCGACAACGAACGAGATTTCACCCGCGACTGGATCGCCAGCCATTACTAG
- a CDS encoding DUF2505 domain-containing protein produces the protein MPRSFDMATDYEGSVEQVHRALLDEQYWLARLADSGADHASLDSIRLTAGGGVDVATTQVLRVDRLPAVVTQFHHGDLEIRRVESWTGLVDGKAAATVSGTIPGAPVTLTGNAQLRPSDVQAQLAFHATVEVRVPLVGGKIENFIGHQLVDLLIAEQQFTTRWIAENG, from the coding sequence ATGCCGCGCTCATTCGACATGGCCACCGATTACGAGGGCAGCGTCGAACAGGTGCATCGGGCTTTACTCGACGAGCAATATTGGTTGGCCCGACTGGCCGATTCCGGTGCCGACCACGCGTCACTCGACTCGATTCGGTTGACGGCAGGCGGCGGCGTCGACGTGGCGACCACCCAGGTGCTGCGGGTCGACCGGCTGCCGGCCGTGGTCACGCAGTTCCACCACGGCGATCTCGAAATTCGCCGGGTGGAGAGCTGGACCGGACTGGTCGACGGCAAGGCCGCTGCCACCGTCAGCGGCACCATCCCCGGCGCGCCGGTGACCTTGACCGGAAACGCGCAGCTGCGGCCCTCAGACGTGCAGGCGCAGTTGGCTTTTCACGCCACCGTCGAAGTACGCGTCCCATTGGTCGGCGGCAAGATCGAGAACTTCATCGGCCACCAGCTCGTCGACCTGCTGATCGCCGAGCAACAGTTCACCACCCGGTGGATCGCCGAGAACGGCTGA
- a CDS encoding UDP-N-acetylmuramate dehydrogenase, with the protein MRLPLRAVAAGKLYGGAAVAENVPLAPLTTLRVGPVARRLITCTTTDQIVATLRAVDTEGPVLVLAGGSNVVLADDLTDLTVVLLANRAISTDGGLLRAEAGAVWDDVVVAAVESGLGGLECLSGIPGSAGATPVQNVGAYGVEVADYLTRVRLLDRRSSDVRWVPADELGLGYRHSNLKNSSDAVVLEVEFALDEDGRSAPLRYAELTGALGVTSGERSAPAEVRDTVLALRARKGMVLDADDHDTWSVGSFFTNPVISAERFDELQARWHGPVPHYPADDGVKLAAGWLVENAGFGKGYPGSDAPSRLSTKHALALTNRGSAGTADILALARTVRDGVRAAFGITLVPEPVLVGCSL; encoded by the coding sequence GTGAGGCTACCGTTACGGGCCGTGGCAGCAGGGAAGTTGTACGGCGGCGCGGCGGTTGCCGAGAACGTGCCGCTGGCTCCGTTGACCACCCTGCGGGTCGGTCCGGTCGCGCGGCGCCTGATCACCTGCACCACCACTGACCAGATCGTCGCGACGCTGCGGGCCGTCGACACCGAGGGGCCGGTTCTGGTCCTGGCGGGCGGGTCCAATGTCGTGCTCGCCGATGACCTCACGGACCTGACAGTCGTGCTGCTGGCCAACCGAGCCATCAGCACCGACGGTGGCCTGCTGCGCGCCGAGGCCGGTGCAGTCTGGGACGACGTCGTCGTCGCCGCCGTCGAATCCGGCCTGGGCGGGCTGGAGTGCCTGTCCGGCATTCCCGGCTCAGCGGGCGCTACGCCGGTGCAGAATGTCGGCGCCTACGGCGTGGAGGTGGCCGACTATCTGACCCGGGTTCGGCTGCTGGACCGGCGAAGCTCGGACGTGCGCTGGGTGCCCGCCGATGAACTCGGGCTCGGCTACCGGCACAGCAATCTGAAGAACTCGTCGGACGCGGTGGTGCTGGAGGTCGAGTTCGCCCTCGACGAGGACGGACGCTCGGCGCCACTGCGGTACGCGGAGCTGACCGGGGCGCTCGGTGTGACGTCGGGGGAGCGGTCCGCACCAGCCGAGGTGCGCGACACTGTGCTGGCGTTGCGCGCCCGCAAGGGCATGGTGCTCGACGCCGACGACCACGACACCTGGAGTGTCGGATCGTTTTTCACCAATCCGGTGATTTCCGCCGAACGGTTCGACGAGCTGCAGGCGCGCTGGCACGGTCCGGTTCCGCACTACCCGGCCGACGACGGGGTCAAGCTGGCGGCCGGCTGGCTGGTCGAGAATGCCGGCTTCGGTAAGGGTTATCCCGGCTCGGACGCGCCGAGTCGGCTGTCCACCAAACATGCGCTGGCCCTGACGAACCGGGGGAGTGCCGGCACCGCCGACATCCTGGCGTTGGCCCGCACGGTCCGCGACGGTGTGCGCGCGGCGTTCGGTATCACGTTGGTGCCGGAGCCGGTGCTGGTCGGCTGTTCGCTGTAG
- a CDS encoding L,D-transpeptidase, which yields MSPADRPPINRRRALTALVVGVAAPSALAACVNGPGKQAAKKEPPPKASLTFTPANDAKDVLPTTPVKLEVKDGWLQHVALTNAEGKPVAGALNRDRTAFTVTEPLGYGASYTWTGSAVGGDGQALPIAAAFTTIDPTKQVNGQFQLSDGQTVGVAAPIILQFDAAIDDEHKADVEKALTVTTTPPNEGSWAWLPDEVGGSRVHWRTKEYYQPGTKVHVDAKLYGVKFGDDSFGASDSTLDFEIGRRQVVKADATSHRIQVITDEGVIMDFPCSYGEADKPRNVTRSGIHVVSEKYADFYMTNQAAGYSNVHERWAVRISNNGEFIHANPASSGAQGNTNVTNGCINLSTSDAEQYFGTAMYGDPVEVTGTSIQLSYADGDIWDWAVDWNEWKSMSALSDQKPETSIPSTAPATPTDAPTLSGTPTTTTPTTSRSATTGG from the coding sequence GTGAGCCCAGCCGACCGACCGCCGATCAACCGGCGACGCGCCTTGACAGCGCTGGTCGTCGGCGTGGCCGCGCCCAGCGCGCTGGCGGCCTGCGTGAACGGGCCCGGCAAACAAGCCGCGAAGAAGGAACCCCCGCCCAAGGCCTCGCTGACCTTCACTCCGGCCAATGACGCCAAGGATGTGCTGCCCACGACCCCGGTGAAGCTGGAGGTCAAGGACGGCTGGCTGCAACACGTCGCGCTGACCAATGCCGAGGGCAAGCCGGTCGCCGGTGCGCTCAATCGCGATCGCACCGCCTTCACCGTCACCGAGCCGCTGGGCTACGGCGCGTCCTATACGTGGACCGGCTCGGCGGTCGGGGGCGACGGCCAGGCTCTGCCGATCGCGGCGGCGTTCACCACGATCGACCCCACCAAGCAGGTCAACGGCCAGTTCCAGCTGTCTGACGGGCAGACCGTCGGCGTGGCGGCGCCGATCATCCTGCAATTTGACGCAGCGATCGACGATGAGCACAAAGCCGACGTCGAGAAGGCGCTGACGGTCACCACCACCCCGCCGAACGAGGGCAGTTGGGCGTGGCTGCCCGACGAGGTGGGCGGCTCACGAGTGCACTGGCGGACCAAGGAGTACTACCAGCCCGGCACCAAAGTCCATGTCGACGCCAAGCTCTACGGCGTGAAGTTCGGCGACGACTCCTTCGGCGCCTCCGATTCGACGCTGGACTTCGAGATCGGGCGCAGGCAGGTGGTCAAGGCCGACGCGACGTCGCACCGCATCCAGGTGATCACCGACGAGGGCGTCATCATGGATTTCCCGTGCAGCTACGGCGAAGCCGACAAGCCCCGCAACGTGACTCGCAGCGGCATCCACGTCGTCAGCGAGAAGTACGCCGACTTCTACATGACGAACCAGGCCGCCGGATACAGCAATGTCCATGAGCGCTGGGCGGTCCGGATCTCCAACAACGGCGAGTTCATCCACGCCAACCCGGCCAGTTCTGGCGCACAAGGCAACACCAACGTCACCAACGGCTGCATCAACCTGTCCACCAGTGACGCCGAGCAGTACTTCGGCACCGCCATGTACGGCGACCCGGTCGAGGTGACCGGCACGTCGATCCAGCTGTCCTACGCCGACGGCGACATCTGGGACTGGGCGGTGGACTGGAACGAGTGGAAGTCGATGTCCGCGTTGTCGGATCAGAAACCTGAGACCAGCATCCCCAGCACCGCGCCGGCTACTCCGACCGATGCGCCGACGCTGTCCGGCACACCCACGACGACGACGCCCACGACGTCGCGGTCGGCTACGACCGGCGGTTGA
- a CDS encoding SDR family NAD(P)-dependent oxidoreductase, protein MTNPDAHSRVAVVTGASSGIGEATAKTLGALGFHVVAVARRADRIQRLADEIGGTSVVADVTDDDAVAALAAGLPRVDVLVNNAGGAKGLEPIAEANLDNWRWMWETNVLGTLRVTRALLPKLVESGDGLIVTVTSIAALEVYDNGGGYTAAKHAQGALHRTLRGELLGKPVRLTEIAPGAVETEFSLVRFGGDEQRADAVYSGITPLVAADVAEVIGFVASRPSHVNLDQIVLRPRDQASASRFNRRS, encoded by the coding sequence ATGACCAATCCAGACGCCCACTCGCGCGTAGCGGTAGTCACCGGCGCCAGCTCCGGTATCGGTGAAGCGACGGCCAAAACCCTTGGCGCCCTTGGCTTTCACGTCGTCGCAGTAGCGCGGCGGGCGGATCGCATCCAGCGGTTGGCCGACGAGATCGGCGGCACCTCGGTCGTGGCCGACGTCACAGACGACGATGCCGTGGCCGCCCTGGCCGCCGGGTTGCCGCGGGTGGATGTGCTGGTCAACAACGCCGGCGGCGCCAAAGGACTGGAACCGATCGCCGAGGCGAACCTCGACAACTGGCGGTGGATGTGGGAGACCAACGTCCTGGGCACCCTTCGGGTGACCCGGGCATTGTTGCCCAAGCTCGTCGAATCCGGTGACGGACTAATCGTCACCGTCACCTCGATCGCCGCGCTGGAGGTCTACGACAACGGCGGCGGGTACACCGCGGCCAAGCATGCCCAAGGCGCGCTGCACCGGACCCTGCGCGGCGAGTTACTCGGAAAACCGGTGCGGCTCACCGAGATTGCGCCTGGCGCGGTGGAGACGGAGTTCTCCCTGGTGCGCTTCGGCGGCGACGAACAGCGCGCCGACGCGGTCTACTCGGGGATCACACCACTGGTGGCCGCCGACGTCGCGGAGGTGATCGGCTTCGTCGCGTCGCGCCCGTCGCATGTCAACCTGGACCAGATCGTGCTCCGGCCCCGCGATCAAGCCAGCGCCAGCCGGTTCAACCGCCGGTCGTAG
- a CDS encoding ROK family protein, which produces MRTVALSLHDPVRTSGNDAARIPARPHPLRTRHHIVAPSLRIPDAAAASVFAAVRQRGAIGRDVIAQVTNLSIATVNRQVTALLDAGLLRERADLAVSGAIGRPRVPVEVNHEPFLTLGIHIGARTTNIVATDLLGRTLDAVETPTPRGGQAAALASLAGSARRYLSRWHRRRPLWIGVAIGGVVDSGTGHVEHSRLSWTQAPVGPVFAEALGLPVSVASHVDAMAGAEVLLGLRRPPAPASSSLYVYARETVGFALVIGGRVHSPISGPGTIAALPAVSELLGGSGQLESTVSDEAVLAAARKRGIVPASGPGASMATLLRTARHGDTPAAIGARELLAERARVLGGAVALLRDMLNPDDLVVGGQAFTEYPEGMQLVEAAFAERSVLPARDIRVTAFGNRVQEAGAGIVSLGGLYADPIGALRRAQNRRDAAV; this is translated from the coding sequence ATGCGCACCGTCGCCCTTTCTTTGCACGATCCGGTCCGTACTTCCGGTAATGACGCGGCCCGCATCCCCGCCCGCCCGCACCCCCTGCGAACCCGGCACCACATCGTGGCCCCGTCGCTGCGCATCCCCGATGCCGCTGCCGCGTCGGTCTTCGCGGCGGTCCGCCAGCGCGGCGCGATCGGTCGCGATGTAATCGCCCAGGTCACCAACCTGTCGATTGCCACGGTGAACCGCCAGGTCACCGCCCTGCTGGACGCCGGCCTCCTGCGTGAACGCGCCGACCTGGCCGTGTCGGGCGCCATCGGCCGCCCGCGCGTTCCGGTGGAGGTCAACCACGAGCCGTTCCTGACCCTCGGCATCCACATCGGTGCGCGCACCACGAACATCGTCGCGACCGATCTGCTCGGTCGCACCCTCGACGCGGTCGAGACCCCGACGCCCCGCGGCGGGCAGGCCGCCGCGCTGGCCTCGCTGGCAGGCAGCGCCCGTCGCTACCTGAGCCGCTGGCACCGCCGCCGCCCGCTGTGGATCGGCGTCGCGATCGGTGGCGTGGTCGACAGCGGCACCGGCCACGTCGAGCACAGCCGGCTGAGCTGGACGCAGGCCCCGGTCGGCCCGGTGTTCGCCGAGGCGCTCGGACTGCCGGTCTCGGTGGCGTCCCACGTGGACGCGATGGCCGGTGCCGAGGTCCTGCTGGGTCTGCGTCGTCCGCCCGCGCCTGCGTCGAGCAGCCTGTACGTCTACGCCCGTGAGACCGTCGGCTTCGCCTTGGTGATCGGTGGGCGGGTGCACAGCCCGATCAGCGGCCCGGGCACTATCGCCGCGCTGCCGGCGGTCTCCGAATTGCTGGGTGGCAGTGGCCAATTGGAGTCGACGGTCAGCGATGAGGCGGTGCTGGCCGCCGCCCGCAAGCGCGGGATCGTGCCCGCCTCGGGCCCCGGCGCCTCGATGGCCACGCTGCTGCGTACCGCCCGTCATGGCGATACACCCGCCGCGATCGGAGCTCGGGAGCTACTGGCCGAGCGGGCCCGTGTGCTCGGCGGTGCGGTGGCGCTGCTGCGCGACATGCTCAACCCCGACGACCTGGTGGTCGGCGGCCAGGCGTTCACCGAGTACCCCGAGGGCATGCAGCTGGTCGAGGCGGCGTTCGCCGAACGATCGGTGCTACCGGCCCGCGATATCCGGGTCACCGCGTTCGGGAATCGGGTGCAGGAAGCCGGCGCCGGCATCGTCTCGCTGGGCGGTCTGTACGCCGACCCCATCGGCGCACTGAGGCGGGCCCAGAACCGCCGCGACGCCGCGGTGTAA